One window of Macrococcus sp. 19Msa1099 genomic DNA carries:
- a CDS encoding metal ABC transporter ATP-binding protein codes for MLSIHNLNVSIDGRHILHDINYTQQLTGKLIGVLGPNGAGKSTLFKGMLGFIRSTGAVSLNNKSLIKQLTRCAYIPQKSSIDIEFPITVIDTIHSGLYASSLMKHRSDNKKVNELMTLMELNDIQHKLISDLSGGQLQRVLIARSLMQEKDIYFLDEPFVGIDFKSYEIIKDCIFKLKSNHKLIFIVHHDLRSASDLFDECILLNKGIIAEGPTKSILTEDNIKQTYFVQGGV; via the coding sequence ATGCTTTCAATTCATAATTTAAACGTTTCTATAGATGGACGTCATATTCTTCATGACATTAATTATACACAACAATTAACAGGAAAGCTTATAGGAGTTTTAGGCCCGAATGGCGCCGGAAAATCTACATTATTTAAAGGTATGCTTGGTTTTATTCGCTCGACCGGAGCAGTAAGTCTCAATAATAAGTCATTAATTAAGCAACTCACACGTTGTGCATATATCCCTCAGAAATCATCTATTGATATCGAATTTCCTATCACTGTTATTGATACAATACATTCTGGTTTATACGCTTCATCTTTAATGAAACATCGTTCTGATAATAAAAAGGTAAATGAATTAATGACTTTGATGGAATTAAATGATATTCAGCATAAACTGATCAGCGATTTAAGTGGCGGACAATTACAACGTGTATTGATTGCACGAAGCCTTATGCAGGAGAAAGATATTTACTTTCTGGATGAGCCTTTTGTTGGTATTGATTTCAAAAGTTATGAAATCATTAAAGATTGCATATTTAAATTAAAATCAAATCATAAACTTATCTTTATCGTTCATCATGATTTAAGATCAGCTTCTGATTTGTTTGATGAATGTATTCTACTGAATAAAGGGATTATTGCTGAAGGACCCACTAAAAGCATACTTACTGAAGATAATATTAAACAAACATATTTTGTACAAGGAGGTGTTTAA
- a CDS encoding metal-dependent transcriptional regulator → MLTEEKEDYLKCIYHNNGLNDYVSNKKIATHLGIKPPSVTEMTNRLEKEGYITTKPYKGAMLTEVGEKEVARVVKRHRLIECFLIETLGYRWDEVHIEAEVLEHRVSDLFIERLDEMLSYPKYCPHGALIPRGSLQEETLHAITELNTGDSFTLSKVRDEVRLLSYLYENDIKINDTLVIQSIDEANHIMYLNKNDQLVSLSMENAKKLYYK, encoded by the coding sequence ATGTTAACTGAAGAAAAAGAAGATTATTTAAAGTGTATTTATCATAACAATGGTTTAAATGACTATGTTTCGAATAAAAAAATTGCGACACATCTTGGAATCAAGCCACCGTCTGTAACTGAGATGACGAATCGATTAGAAAAAGAGGGGTATATTACTACTAAACCTTATAAAGGTGCAATGCTGACAGAAGTTGGAGAAAAAGAAGTAGCCCGAGTTGTAAAACGTCATCGTTTAATTGAATGTTTTCTGATTGAAACATTAGGCTATCGTTGGGATGAAGTACATATTGAAGCAGAAGTTCTCGAACACCGTGTATCAGACTTATTTATAGAACGTCTCGATGAAATGTTAAGCTATCCTAAATATTGTCCTCATGGGGCATTAATCCCAAGAGGCAGTTTACAGGAAGAGACACTCCATGCTATTACAGAACTGAATACTGGTGATTCATTCACACTGTCAAAAGTTCGTGATGAAGTGAGGTTGTTATCATACCTATACGAAAATGACATAAAGATCAATGATACATTAGTAATTCAATCTATAGACGAAGCGAATCATATTATGTATTTGAATAAAAATGATCAGCTTGTAAGCTTGAGTATGGAAAATGCGAAAAAACTATACTATAAATAA
- a CDS encoding formate/nitrite transporter family protein — MTLERPVKTLEDTHASKPNIENIVGQVATKEIMVDRAPGRYVLKSVMSGFLLAIMTVLMLAVKTQFAGANPGLINLLGAISFSIALVMIVLTNSELLTSNFMFMTVGLYYKVISMPKVMKIFTYCFIGNIIGGFILFGMMTGTKVMTPEMVAALTKTVNAKTIDSTWLTILIKGIFANFFINIGIYISLQCKEMLAKVFFIGVGVVIFVFMAYEHVVYNAGLFAGMMFYNIDALSWIDVIKNIVFAYIGNYIGGGIFVGLVYAYLNGSRNEIEG, encoded by the coding sequence ATGACACTGGAACGACCTGTAAAAACACTTGAAGATACACACGCTTCAAAACCTAATATCGAAAATATTGTTGGTCAAGTAGCTACAAAAGAAATCATGGTTGACCGTGCACCGGGCAGATACGTACTGAAGTCTGTCATGTCTGGATTTTTACTTGCAATTATGACGGTGTTAATGCTCGCAGTCAAAACACAGTTTGCAGGGGCGAATCCAGGTTTAATTAATTTACTTGGTGCAATTTCATTTAGTATCGCACTCGTTATGATTGTGCTGACAAACTCGGAACTACTAACGAGTAACTTTATGTTCATGACTGTTGGTCTTTATTATAAAGTTATTTCAATGCCTAAGGTGATGAAGATTTTTACATACTGTTTTATAGGTAACATCATTGGGGGCTTCATACTATTCGGTATGATGACAGGAACTAAAGTAATGACGCCGGAGATGGTCGCTGCACTTACAAAAACCGTTAACGCAAAAACGATTGATTCTACGTGGCTTACAATTTTAATAAAAGGGATTTTCGCAAACTTCTTTATCAATATCGGAATTTATATCTCACTTCAATGCAAAGAAATGTTGGCAAAAGTATTCTTTATCGGTGTCGGTGTTGTAATATTCGTATTTATGGCATACGAACACGTTGTTTACAATGCAGGGTTGTTTGCAGGAATGATGTTCTATAACATCGATGCATTATCATGGATTGATGTTATAAAAAATATTGTTTTCGCTTATATCGGTAACTACATCGGAGGCGGCATCTTTGTAGGACTTGTTTATGCATATTTAAACGGAAGTAGAAATGAAATAGAAGGATAA
- the ahpC gene encoding alkyl hydroperoxide reductase subunit C, with protein sequence MSLINKEILPFTAQAYDPKSDEFVEVSNESMKGSWSIVCFYPADFTFVCPTELEDLQDQYATLQDLGVNVYSVSCDTHFTHKAWHDHSEAISKIQYTMIGDPSHVIARNFDVLDEEAGLAQRATFLIDPDGVIQTMEINNDGIGREASVLIDKVKAAQYVASHDGEVCPAKWKEGSETLTPGLDLVGKI encoded by the coding sequence ATGTCATTAATCAACAAAGAAATTTTACCGTTTACAGCACAAGCGTATGATCCAAAAAGTGATGAATTTGTAGAAGTATCAAATGAGTCAATGAAAGGTTCTTGGAGCATCGTATGTTTCTATCCAGCGGACTTCACTTTTGTATGTCCAACTGAATTAGAAGATTTACAAGATCAATATGCAACATTACAAGATTTAGGTGTGAACGTATACTCTGTATCATGTGATACACACTTCACGCACAAAGCTTGGCATGATCACTCAGAAGCAATCTCTAAAATACAGTACACTATGATTGGTGACCCATCACATGTGATTGCACGTAACTTCGATGTGTTAGATGAAGAAGCTGGTCTTGCACAACGTGCTACATTCTTAATCGATCCAGACGGCGTTATTCAAACGATGGAAATTAACAACGATGGTATCGGTCGTGAAGCAAGCGTGTTAATTGATAAAGTGAAAGCTGCTCAATACGTAGCATCACATGATGGTGAAGTATGTCCGGCGAAATGGAAAGAAGGATCTGAAACTTTAACACCTGGTTTAGACTTGGTAGGTAAAATTTAA
- the ahpF gene encoding alkyl hydroperoxide reductase subunit F: MLDSSLKQQLSQYLELLEGEIILTASKGEDKTSQDMMALLNEISEMSDKISIKEAVLKRTPSFTVARPEEEARVTFAGVPLGHEFTSLVLALLQVSGRAPKLDEAVINQIKKINQPLNFETFVSLTCTKCPDVVQALNVMSVLNPNITHTMIDGAVFREESKDIMAVPSIFLDGEEFGSGKMTVEEIVNQVGGGADASEFDAREPFDVLVIGGGPASAAASIYAARKGLRTGIVAERIGGQVNDTAAIENFISVKETTGPEFAQNLVDHIKSYDIDVMNAVRVESIEKIDDMSYVTLENGGKLSSKTLIISTGAKWRNMNVPGEAEYKNKGVAYCPHCDGPLFEGKRVAVVGGGNSGVEAAIDLAGIVEHVTLLEFGEELRADKVLQDRLASLKNAEIIKSAATKELTGTDKLQALTYIDRTTNEEHTVDLEGVFVQIGLVPSTEFVGDLVERNNRGEIIVDRNGATNVPGIFAAGDCTDQTYKQIIISMGAGATAALSAFDYLIRN; this comes from the coding sequence ATGTTAGACAGTAGTTTAAAACAACAATTAAGTCAATACCTTGAGTTACTTGAAGGTGAGATTATTTTAACAGCAAGTAAAGGTGAAGATAAAACTTCACAGGATATGATGGCATTATTAAATGAAATTAGTGAAATGTCGGACAAAATATCTATTAAAGAAGCAGTGCTTAAGAGAACACCTAGCTTCACAGTTGCGCGTCCTGAAGAGGAGGCACGTGTTACTTTTGCAGGTGTACCGTTAGGTCATGAATTTACATCGTTAGTGCTTGCTTTACTGCAAGTGAGCGGCAGAGCTCCAAAACTTGATGAAGCGGTAATCAATCAAATTAAAAAGATTAATCAGCCCTTAAATTTTGAAACGTTTGTAAGTCTAACTTGTACAAAGTGTCCTGATGTTGTCCAAGCATTGAACGTAATGTCGGTGCTTAATCCAAACATTACGCATACAATGATTGATGGTGCAGTATTCAGAGAAGAATCGAAAGATATTATGGCAGTACCTAGTATTTTCTTAGATGGTGAAGAGTTTGGCAGCGGCAAAATGACGGTTGAAGAGATCGTTAATCAAGTTGGTGGAGGCGCTGATGCATCAGAATTTGATGCAAGAGAGCCTTTCGATGTCCTTGTTATTGGTGGAGGACCTGCAAGTGCAGCAGCTTCAATCTATGCTGCGCGTAAAGGTTTAAGAACTGGTATTGTTGCAGAACGTATCGGGGGACAAGTAAATGATACTGCTGCAATTGAAAACTTTATTTCTGTAAAAGAAACGACAGGTCCGGAGTTTGCTCAGAACTTAGTTGATCATATTAAGAGCTATGATATTGATGTGATGAATGCAGTGCGTGTAGAATCGATTGAGAAAATTGATGATATGAGTTATGTCACACTTGAGAACGGTGGAAAGCTTTCAAGTAAAACATTGATTATTAGTACAGGTGCAAAATGGCGTAATATGAACGTGCCAGGTGAAGCTGAATATAAAAATAAAGGTGTAGCTTATTGCCCGCATTGTGACGGTCCTTTATTTGAAGGTAAACGTGTTGCAGTTGTCGGTGGCGGAAACTCTGGTGTAGAGGCTGCGATTGATCTTGCTGGTATTGTAGAGCATGTCACTTTACTTGAATTTGGTGAAGAACTAAGAGCTGATAAAGTATTGCAGGACCGTCTTGCTTCGTTAAAAAATGCAGAGATAATTAAATCTGCAGCTACGAAAGAGCTAACAGGTACAGATAAGCTTCAAGCCTTAACTTATATAGATCGTACTACAAATGAAGAACATACAGTTGATTTAGAAGGTGTCTTTGTGCAAATTGGTTTAGTGCCAAGCACTGAATTTGTTGGAGATTTAGTAGAGCGCAATAACCGTGGTGAAATCATCGTTGATCGCAATGGTGCTACAAATGTTCCGGGTATATTTGCAGCAGGGGATTGCACGGATCAAACATATAAACAAATTATTATTTCTATGGGTGCAGGTGCAACGGCAGCATTAAGTGCCTTCGACTATTTAATTAGAAATTAA
- the modA gene encoding molybdate ABC transporter substrate-binding protein produces the protein MKKLFIILSAVLLLSACNQTEEIKQQKDKKIITVSAAASLKDALNEIEQKYEKKYQAIDLKFNYGASGTLAQQIKSGAPVDIFISAAEDKVDMLVEDNKINKDEKKSLLKNHLVLISNSPINNVHDLTSNKIDKIALGNPELVPAGAYGKQMLENANLYQKLENKYILTKDVRQVLTYVETGNVEAGIVYASDLKSSEKIKYSFTIKDTLHDKIIYPVAIIKDTHHKEEAQKFFNYVAQPDTLKIFEKYGFDPII, from the coding sequence ATGAAAAAATTATTTATCATTCTATCAGCAGTTTTATTATTAAGTGCGTGCAATCAAACAGAAGAAATTAAGCAGCAAAAAGATAAGAAGATCATTACGGTATCTGCAGCAGCAAGCTTGAAAGATGCGCTGAATGAAATTGAACAAAAATATGAAAAAAAATATCAGGCGATTGATTTAAAATTTAACTATGGTGCCTCAGGAACACTTGCTCAGCAAATAAAATCAGGTGCGCCTGTGGATATATTTATTTCTGCTGCTGAGGATAAAGTAGACATGCTCGTTGAAGATAATAAAATAAATAAAGATGAGAAAAAATCACTACTTAAAAATCATCTCGTACTTATCTCTAACAGTCCAATCAATAATGTACATGATTTAACATCTAATAAAATAGATAAAATTGCACTGGGCAACCCTGAATTAGTTCCTGCAGGAGCATATGGTAAGCAAATGCTTGAAAATGCTAATCTTTATCAGAAACTAGAAAATAAATACATATTAACTAAAGACGTGAGACAAGTTTTGACTTATGTTGAGACAGGGAATGTAGAAGCTGGCATTGTATATGCCTCAGATTTGAAATCTAGCGAGAAGATAAAGTATTCATTTACAATTAAAGATACATTGCATGACAAAATTATATATCCAGTAGCGATTATAAAAGATACGCATCACAAAGAAGAGGCACAAAAATTCTTTAACTATGTAGCACAGCCAGATACACTTAAAATATTTGAGAAATATGGCTTTGATCCAATAATATAA
- a CDS encoding MFS transporter encodes MKKDIKLMLSLPILSWALYDFSNTIFSANIITLFFPQFVTEHFGQNPVTEQLASTWIAYSASISALLLIILSPIYGIYIDRTNHKKKWVIIFTLIVFLCTFGMGYVYKHPLEGSFLDVPLTFLIIIILFTIAKFMYNSSLVFYDAMMPSLTSKENHSVISGYGVALGYMGTLFGVISIMTFVGTKEAGETFIPTAIMFLVFSLPIFMFGKDGKRQKEVHHTSLKSGYKEVVETFKLAKSKPAIYIFLIVYFFLNDALATAISMMQPYATTVVGFTSQQFIVVFMAATVFSIIGAFVFGYIAKHIGSLKALHYVGLILMIALILASLPLPKEVFYICAVLFGIAMGSIWVISRTLIIELAPEEHVGQFFGLFSMSGKLSAVIGPFIYGTITLLLKDYGPLASRIAILSLFIMALFAYILHFKVIKTSKVQ; translated from the coding sequence ATGAAAAAAGATATTAAATTAATGCTATCATTACCAATTTTAAGCTGGGCACTTTATGACTTTAGCAACACTATTTTCAGCGCCAATATCATTACATTATTCTTTCCTCAATTTGTAACAGAACACTTTGGTCAAAATCCGGTAACTGAGCAATTAGCATCTACTTGGATTGCATATTCAGCAAGTATCTCGGCTTTATTGCTTATTATATTGAGCCCGATATACGGTATATATATTGATCGGACGAATCATAAGAAGAAGTGGGTTATTATATTTACTTTGATAGTATTTTTATGCACATTTGGTATGGGTTATGTCTATAAGCATCCTTTAGAAGGCAGCTTTTTAGATGTACCCTTAACTTTTTTAATCATTATAATCTTGTTCACTATTGCTAAGTTTATGTATAACTCAAGTCTTGTATTTTATGACGCAATGATGCCGAGTTTAACAAGTAAAGAAAATCACTCTGTCATTTCTGGTTACGGTGTAGCATTGGGGTATATGGGAACATTATTTGGTGTAATTTCAATCATGACGTTTGTAGGGACGAAAGAAGCTGGAGAGACTTTTATCCCAACCGCGATAATGTTTCTTGTATTTAGTCTGCCGATTTTTATGTTCGGTAAAGACGGAAAAAGACAAAAAGAAGTGCATCACACTTCATTGAAATCTGGATATAAAGAAGTGGTAGAAACATTTAAATTAGCGAAATCAAAGCCAGCAATTTATATCTTTTTGATTGTCTACTTCTTCTTAAACGATGCGCTAGCAACAGCAATTAGTATGATGCAACCTTATGCTACAACGGTTGTCGGTTTTACGAGCCAGCAGTTTATAGTTGTATTCATGGCAGCAACAGTATTCAGTATCATCGGGGCATTTGTGTTTGGATATATCGCAAAACATATAGGATCATTAAAGGCGCTGCATTACGTCGGACTCATATTGATGATTGCATTAATACTAGCGAGCCTACCTCTGCCTAAAGAAGTCTTCTATATATGTGCAGTGCTGTTCGGGATTGCGATGGGTTCGATATGGGTAATTTCCAGAACGTTAATTATTGAATTAGCACCGGAAGAACACGTCGGACAATTTTTCGGTTTGTTTTCGATGAGCGGGAAGTTGTCAGCAGTAATCGGGCCGTTTATATATGGAACCATCACACTGTTGTTAAAAGACTATGGCCCGCTTGCGAGTAGAATAGCGATATTATCTTTATTTATTATGGCGTTATTTGCATACATTCTTCATTTCAAAGTTATTAAAACGTCAAAAGTTCAATAA
- a CDS encoding DUF6583 family protein, with the protein MIELTNQGGLSFMKKSKGLIIGLIAALVLIGGGAAAYFFMTNTPKNAYLLSEKKSMDNMSKYVEMRFPEESKFQQKLKDESYASNLKLGVDVPENLTDGLGVSKSMIDSSNIILDLAHNGKEKKSKISLTPTIADNDIGAFTWSADKDNQYLDAPVLDKPLNVPNNKIVDTLEKLNPTLVEEGMTNESLNLNNILSGATISEEDVNKIAERYIKIVVDSVKDENFKKDKEKVSVFGKNMDLDKLTMHLKREDVKKVVLAVLEEAKDDKELQELLKSQNQGKDVKQEIEKLIKDAKKEEVKNYPEINSIIYVDGKDILKRDLTIKGQDDKDVRILGSSQINDNLKLDYHLSAGDEEILIVKGESKKSDKKFEDSYQLLFNDSEEKEVSFTNVSTADGGKRNDKGTVDLTQLAGSDMVLNFNNEMNTDIGNNEQKQKAEVSFDVEGEAVKILLDSNTKLKQDFKVAKKDARNLNTMSDSELSDLQTEVEDKFDEIFSDVTQDFE; encoded by the coding sequence ATGATTGAGTTAACAAACCAAGGAGGATTATCATTTATGAAGAAATCTAAAGGCTTGATCATCGGACTTATCGCGGCACTCGTATTGATTGGTGGAGGCGCAGCTGCATACTTTTTTATGACAAATACACCAAAAAATGCTTACCTATTAAGCGAGAAAAAATCGATGGATAACATGTCGAAGTATGTAGAAATGAGGTTTCCAGAAGAATCTAAATTTCAGCAAAAACTAAAAGATGAAAGTTATGCATCTAATTTAAAATTAGGTGTAGATGTTCCTGAGAATTTAACGGATGGATTAGGTGTTTCTAAATCCATGATTGATTCATCGAACATTATTTTAGATTTAGCGCATAATGGTAAAGAGAAAAAATCGAAGATAAGTCTTACTCCGACAATTGCGGATAACGATATAGGAGCATTTACGTGGAGTGCAGATAAAGATAATCAATATTTGGATGCACCTGTACTAGATAAACCTTTAAATGTTCCTAATAATAAGATTGTTGATACGCTTGAAAAATTAAATCCAACATTGGTAGAAGAAGGCATGACGAATGAATCGTTGAATTTAAACAATATATTAAGTGGTGCAACGATTTCTGAGGAAGATGTTAACAAAATTGCTGAGCGTTACATTAAGATCGTTGTCGATAGCGTCAAAGATGAAAATTTTAAGAAAGACAAAGAAAAAGTAAGTGTCTTTGGTAAAAATATGGATCTAGACAAGCTTACAATGCATCTTAAAAGAGAGGATGTTAAGAAAGTTGTTCTCGCAGTGCTTGAAGAAGCAAAAGATGATAAAGAGTTACAAGAATTATTAAAGTCTCAGAATCAAGGTAAGGATGTAAAGCAAGAGATAGAGAAATTAATTAAAGATGCTAAGAAAGAAGAAGTGAAGAACTATCCTGAAATCAATTCAATTATTTATGTTGATGGAAAGGATATATTGAAACGTGATCTAACAATCAAAGGCCAAGATGATAAAGATGTAAGGATTCTAGGGTCTTCTCAAATCAATGATAATCTTAAATTAGACTATCATCTTTCAGCAGGTGATGAGGAGATTTTAATTGTAAAAGGTGAATCTAAAAAATCAGACAAGAAATTTGAAGATTCATATCAGCTGTTATTTAATGACAGTGAAGAAAAGGAAGTATCGTTTACAAATGTGTCTACAGCAGATGGCGGAAAGCGAAATGATAAAGGGACAGTCGACCTTACGCAATTGGCAGGTAGCGATATGGTACTGAATTTCAATAATGAGATGAATACAGATATAGGTAATAATGAACAAAAACAAAAAGCGGAAGTATCATTTGATGTTGAAGGAGAGGCAGTAAAAATCCTGCTTGATAGCAATACAAAGCTGAAACAAGATTTTAAAGTGGCTAAGAAGGATGCGCGTAATTTAAATACGATGTCAGATAGCGAATTATCTGATTTGCAAACAGAAGTAGAAGATAAATTTGATGAGATTTTCTCAGATGTTACGCAAGACTTTGAATAA
- a CDS encoding ABC transporter permease produces MNYKLFNIYHSFLYKKWYLLLYLLLLFATIVGVMMVITYTQMKDERFRIGLVDNDQSSETRLILKSIGDGKSIGNNLELKQMPEHKAERLLKQNKLDGYFVLDKGMTDSFYKYGTLPISVYTYDKSSVRSVVIYQLTDSVYSRLMLSMGGIKSYKVLYPEASREEMLEMMTDMLFTGLNRNGAFDEQPVKLYNSYAYYTVSAIFISIYLFYLSLFSVLKMNQEHALLDRLSLLRFSIEKLTFARSIVTLFYTISFTVFMLLISNMMMNYKFEYYNLQTLIMIMVIYLILISGLLFFIDCCFTGMLNILFKAILTIVIILFSGATIPSVYFKGHNDFLYEQPFSYIFNQLVELLLNNYLIDQPGYLWLYLVLSVLTAFIIWVWRYRR; encoded by the coding sequence GTGAACTATAAGTTGTTTAACATTTATCACTCTTTTTTATATAAAAAATGGTATTTGCTGCTCTATCTATTGTTACTGTTTGCTACGATTGTCGGTGTCATGATGGTTATAACGTATACTCAAATGAAAGATGAGCGATTTCGTATTGGACTTGTCGATAATGATCAGTCTTCTGAGACACGATTAATCTTAAAGTCTATTGGAGATGGCAAGAGTATCGGCAATAATCTGGAACTTAAACAAATGCCGGAGCATAAAGCAGAAAGATTATTAAAACAAAATAAGCTGGATGGTTATTTTGTGTTAGATAAAGGAATGACAGATTCTTTCTATAAATATGGAACATTGCCGATATCCGTCTATACTTATGATAAGTCATCTGTAAGAAGTGTCGTGATTTATCAGCTTACAGATTCAGTATATAGTAGGCTGATGTTATCTATGGGTGGCATTAAAAGTTACAAAGTGCTGTATCCTGAAGCCTCAAGGGAAGAAATGCTTGAAATGATGACAGATATGCTTTTTACAGGATTGAATCGCAATGGTGCATTTGATGAACAACCTGTGAAACTATATAATTCATACGCATACTATACAGTGAGTGCAATATTTATTTCAATTTATTTATTCTATTTATCATTATTTTCAGTGCTTAAGATGAATCAAGAGCATGCACTGCTTGATCGTTTAAGTCTTTTAAGATTTTCAATCGAAAAATTAACATTTGCACGAAGTATCGTAACATTATTTTATACAATAAGTTTTACGGTTTTTATGTTACTTATTTCTAATATGATGATGAACTATAAGTTTGAATACTATAATTTACAAACGTTGATAATGATAATGGTCATATATTTAATATTAATTTCGGGACTGCTATTTTTCATAGACTGCTGCTTTACAGGGATGTTAAACATTTTATTTAAGGCAATACTGACAATAGTTATTATATTGTTCTCTGGTGCTACGATACCTTCTGTTTATTTTAAGGGGCACAATGATTTCTTGTACGAACAGCCATTCAGCTATATATTCAATCAACTCGTTGAACTGCTTCTCAATAATTATTTAATTGATCAACCAGGTTACTTATGGCTTTATTTAGTCCTTAGTGTACTTACTGCCTTTATCATCTGGGTATGGAGGTATAGAAGATGA
- a CDS encoding ABC transporter permease, with amino-acid sequence MKPLINLIFLKQWKAYIVLLTILISVICTTQVVQQAVNQVFSMPIAIQDMDETPESRKLIDKVKDAPFINTQLIEKDEAYIDDVIKRKEAIVAFTIPEGFSKRLSEHDMRDALPLFYRDDFAGSIAQEIVSKALYDVQIPYIVKKYVDKDHEVNRDNVVQTYKKETPKSKIKQFAVNRVESHSVSMNFIVSLLLLCASLQIVLHRNIAQHAALSRIFMFPHTRIQYHLLYVLIHTLLIMFCVRAASIILDAQMSLYFYIVVLFTVIIYEYVLSALLIYIKTISHKMFMTVTFSLTIITVLNLLLFG; translated from the coding sequence ATGAAACCTCTTATTAATTTAATATTTTTAAAGCAATGGAAAGCGTATATAGTACTTCTGACAATCCTGATATCTGTAATATGCACTACACAAGTAGTGCAACAAGCTGTGAATCAAGTATTTAGTATGCCGATTGCAATACAAGATATGGATGAGACCCCAGAGTCTCGTAAGTTGATTGATAAAGTTAAGGATGCTCCTTTCATTAATACGCAATTAATCGAGAAAGATGAAGCCTATATTGATGATGTAATTAAAAGAAAAGAAGCGATTGTTGCTTTTACAATACCAGAAGGATTTTCAAAGCGATTATCAGAACATGACATGAGGGATGCGCTTCCGTTATTTTATAGAGATGACTTTGCGGGATCTATTGCCCAGGAAATTGTAAGTAAGGCACTATATGATGTGCAGATTCCATACATCGTTAAGAAGTATGTCGATAAAGATCACGAAGTCAATAGAGATAATGTAGTGCAAACATATAAAAAAGAAACACCAAAGAGCAAAATTAAACAGTTTGCAGTCAATCGAGTTGAATCACATTCAGTATCGATGAATTTTATAGTCAGTCTATTATTACTCTGTGCATCATTACAAATTGTATTACATCGAAATATTGCACAACACGCAGCATTATCGAGAATATTCATGTTTCCTCATACACGCATACAGTACCATTTATTATATGTGTTAATCCACACATTGCTTATTATGTTTTGTGTCAGGGCTGCGAGTATTATTCTTGATGCTCAGATGAGCTTATATTTTTATATTGTTGTACTCTTTACAGTGATCATTTATGAATATGTATTATCTGCACTGCTGATTTATATTAAGACGATAAGTCATAAGATGTTTATGACGGTAACTTTTTCTTTAACAATTATTACGGTATTAAATCTCTTACTGTTTGGGTGA
- a CDS encoding ATP-binding cassette domain-containing protein yields the protein MITIDNLYKKYKRKVIFEGLNTTFRDKSLTMLLGENGAGKSTLLRMIAGLENQDEGYIFYNEQPLDKKHIHKILGYIPQDIALFEHMSVDDNIHLFKGLSQQVLDEDTINRYKKLLNLNETTALINTLSGGTKRKVNLLIGLLGKPEIIILDEPTVGIDMKSRYDIHRLLNELKQHTLMIMTTHHMDEVEAIADEIKLIGKDPFYKEVLADSNLHFENMLKTEDDNGTI from the coding sequence ATGATAACAATAGACAATTTATACAAGAAATATAAACGTAAAGTTATATTCGAAGGATTGAATACAACGTTTCGTGATAAATCATTGACCATGTTACTTGGTGAGAATGGTGCTGGAAAATCAACATTACTTCGCATGATTGCAGGGCTTGAAAACCAAGATGAAGGATACATCTTTTATAATGAACAACCATTAGATAAAAAACACATACATAAAATCCTTGGTTATATTCCACAAGATATTGCATTGTTTGAACATATGTCTGTAGATGACAACATTCATTTATTCAAAGGATTGAGTCAACAAGTATTAGATGAAGATACAATTAATCGATACAAGAAGCTACTTAATCTTAATGAAACGACAGCATTAATCAATACGTTATCAGGTGGGACGAAACGTAAAGTGAACTTACTGATCGGGCTCTTAGGGAAGCCAGAAATAATTATTTTAGATGAGCCGACAGTCGGCATAGATATGAAATCTAGATATGATATCCATCGCCTGCTTAATGAATTAAAGCAACACACTTTAATGATTATGACGACGCATCATATGGATGAGGTAGAGGCCATAGCAGACGAAATTAAATTAATTGGTAAAGATCCTTTCTACAAAGAGGTACTCGCAGACTCAAACTTGCATTTTGAAAATATGTTGAAAACAGAGGATGACAATGGAACAATTTAG